In Salvelinus alpinus chromosome 32, SLU_Salpinus.1, whole genome shotgun sequence, the sequence cagtctctcctgcagcaaagcaccctcacaacatgatgctgccacccccgtgcttcacggttgggatggtgttcttcggcttgcaagcctccccctttttcctccaaacgtatcGATGGTCACAGTTCAATTTTGTttaatcaaaccagaggacatttccccaaaaggtacgatctttgtccccatgtgcagttgcaaaccgtagtctggctttttttatggcggttttggagcagtggcttcttccttgctgagcggcctttcaggttatgtccatataggactcgttttactgtggatatagatactttttcacctgtttcctccagcatctttacaaggtcctttgctgttgttctgggattgatttgcacttttcgtacaaAAGTACGTTaatatctaggagacagaacgcgtctccttcctgagcggtatggcggctgcgtggtcccatggtgtttatacttgcgtactattgtttgtatagatgtacgtggtaccttcaggcatttggaaatttctcccaaggatgaaccagacttgtggaggtctacaattaattttttttattggctgatttcttttgatttccccttgatgtcaagcaaagaggcactgagtttgaaggtaggccttgaagtacacctctaattgactcaaattatgtcaattagcctatcagaagcttctaaagccatgacattattttctggaattttccaagctgtttaaaggcacaggcaacttagtgtatgtacatttctgacccactgcaattgtgatacagtgaattttaagtgaaataatccgtctgtaaacaattgttgtaaaaatgacttgtgtcatgcacaaagtagatgtcctaaccaacttgtcaaaactatagtgtgttaacaacgagtttgtggagtggttgaaaaacaagttttaatgactccaacctaagtgtatgtaaacctccgacttcaactgtatcacctCCTCTGTGCTTgctcctgtatgtgtgtgtgtgtgtgtgtgtgtgtgtgtgtgtgtgtgtgtgtgtgtgtgtgtgtgtgtgtgtgtgtgtgtgtgtgtgtgtgtgtgtgtgtgtgtgtgtgtgtgtgtgtgtgtgtgtgtatccaggaCGTGAACCAGAAGCTGCAGGAGGATAACCAAGAGCTGCGGGACCTGTGCTGTTTCCTTGATGACGACCGTCAGAAGGGCAAGCGTGTGTCTCGGGAGTGGCAGCGCCTGGGACGCTACAGCGCCGGCCTCATGAGAAAAGAGGTGTCCCTTTACCTGCACAAACTGAAGGAGCTCGAGCAGCGCCAGGGAGAGGTGATCAGAGAGAACCTGGAGCTAAAGGAGCTGTGTATCCTACTGgacgaggagaggggaggagggggaggagcagTGCAGGGTGCAGGGTGCAGAAGTTCCATCGACAGCCAGAGTAGTCTGTCTCAAACTAGGGAGGCTATAACGTGCCTGCTCCGAGACGTGGGGGATGGGAGCAGCAACTCCAGCGCGGGGAGCATGGACAACCCCGACCACCCCCATCACAAGCCTCCTACCCAGGGCTCTGGTCTGGGCTCCAACCCTGGCTCCAACCATGACAAACCAGAGGGCCAAGGCCCAGAGTCTACAGGCCGTCGCCACAGCTCCACCCCAGACTACCACACCTTCCCCCAGGCCTGCAGGCCCCGCGGGGGATCCCTCACCATCCCTGACCCCAGGGGCCTCCGGGGGCCCTGCAGCCCAGAGAAACACGGCAAATCCCCTACTAGACTGGAGGCCGAGGCTCAGTCCAAACCCAGCAGTGCTGACATGCTGGCTCAGAAACAGCTCTTGGGGGCTGGGCAAGGGCTAGGGCCAAACCAGGGTCCGGGTGAGTCAAGTCCAGACCTCTCACAGAGACACAGGGGTAATCCGGTCGTGGTTGGGGCTGGATGTGGGAGCCCTGAGGCCAAACAGGCACTGCCGGGGACACCAGAGCATCTGAGGAAGGGTCGGGTGATAGTGGGGAGCCCTGAAGTGTTACGACACCAGAACCTCCACCACAGCCCCAGTTCAGAGCACGGGAAGGGGAGGTACGGCAGCAGCCCCCCAGCAGGCAGGGAGGGGGTACAGAGGAGGACCACTGGAGACGAGTTGTCCCCTCACCACCGCAGCATCTACAACGGCATGAACGGTGCGTTTTTGTTCAGAATAGTCATAATGTTTTATTTGAGAAATACTGTATGTAGCTGAGGTGGTTCAGGGAACGATATCTGTGTGTTGAGTCTTATACAATAACACAGTCTGAGACATACAGTAAACACTTGTGCTAATACCTAGGCTTTAGTTGAGTGGGCTAACGCGGTCTTTAGGTGTGCAGACATTATGGGTTAGCACACCCAGTAGCCTTCCAGGACCACTGTATATGACTAGAACAAGCATATAGGCAGATGTAACACAATTGACTGTGTAATGTGTTTAGCAGCCAATTGGGAGGTTGGGGCTATGGTAGGTTCAGTTACTGTGGTATCACCTATGTGGTTCAGCAGCAGTTATGGTGTTAGCCAAGCAGCAGTGATGTCACCGCTCTGTGGGATTCTCTTTCTGTGGGTCACAtgaggttgtggtggtggtgggggtggtatttgtgcgtgtgtgtgtgtgtggatggatggtggaGGGCATATGATGTAACACTCCCCAGGGTGTCTGAAGTCAACACAGGGGCATATGATGTAAC encodes:
- the ccdc85a gene encoding coiled-coil domain-containing protein 85A isoform X1: MMEKGTQPQLMAKSAESPAEELSKISDGELVKWRKEELVRRLRRAEAEKMGVMLDHGNLIREVNRRLQQHLTEIRGLKDVNQKLQEDNQELRDLCCFLDDDRQKGKRVSREWQRLGRYSAGLMRKEVSLYLHKLKELEQRQGEVIRENLELKELCILLDEERGGGGGAVQGAGCRSSIDSQSSLSQTREAITCLLRDVGDGSSNSSAGSMDNPDHPHHKPPTQGSGLGSNPGSNHDKPEGQGPESTGRRHSSTPDYHTFPQACRPRGGSLTIPDPRGLRGPCSPEKHGKSPTRLEAEAQSKPSSADMLAQKQLLGAGQGLGPNQGPGESSPDLSQRHRGNPVVVGAGCGSPEAKQALPGTPEHLRKGRVIVGSPEVLRHQNLHHSPSSEHGKGRYGSSPPAGREGVQRRTTGDELSPHHRSIYNGMNALISAGCCTNTCRSVKIWDSFDAS
- the ccdc85a gene encoding coiled-coil domain-containing protein 85A isoform X2, encoding MMEKGTQPQLMAKSAESPAEELSKISDGELVKWRKEELVRRLRRAEAEKMGVMLDHGNLIREVNRRLQQHLTEIRGLKDVNQKLQEDNQELRDLCCFLDDDRQKGKRVSREWQRLGRYSAGLMRKEVSLYLHKLKELEQRQGEVIRENLELKELCILLDEERGGGGGAVQGAGCRSSIDSQSSLSQTREAITCLLRDVGDGSSNSSAGSMDNPDHPHHKPPTQGSGLGSNPGSNHDKPEGQGPESTGRRHSSTPDYHTFPQACRPRGGSLTIPDPRGLRGPCSPEKHGKSPTRLEAEAQSKPSSADMLAQKQLLGAGQGLGPNQGPGESSPDLSQRHRGNPVVVGAGCGSPEAKQALPGTPEHLRKGRVIVGSPEVLRHQNLHHSPSSEHGKGRYGSSPPAGREGVQRRTTGDELSPHHRSIYNGMNALMPPDPDKPPSYMLQ
- the ccdc85a gene encoding coiled-coil domain-containing protein 85A isoform X3; the encoded protein is MMEKGTQPQLMAKSAESPAEELSKISDGELVKWRKEELVRRLRRAEAEKMGVMLDHGNLIREVNRRLQQHLTEIRGLKDVNQKLQEDNQELRDLCCFLDDDRQKGKRVSREWQRLGRYSAGLMRKEVSLYLHKLKELEQRQGEVIRENLELKELCILLDEERGGGGGAVQGAGCRSSIDSQSSLSQTREAITCLLRDVGDGSSNSSAGSMDNPDHPHHKPPTQGSGLGSNPGSNHDKPEGQGPESTGRRHSSTPDYHTFPQACRPRGGSLTIPDPRGLRGPCSPEKHGKSPTRLEAEAQSKPSSADMLAQKQLLGAGQGLGPNQGPGESSPDLSQRHRGNPVVVGAGCGSPEAKQALPGTPEHLRKGRVIVGSPEVLRHQNLHHSPSSEHGKGRYGSSPPAGREGVQRRTTGDELSPHHRSIYNGMNGTGCMPPPPQVIF